CCGACGACCGGTGCTCCCGCTCTCCGCGGTGGAGCGTGAGCTCTATGGAGCGCAGCTTGGGACCTATTGGCACGACGCCAACTTCACCCCGGACTTCCCGCGCGCGGCTGCGCTCTGGGCCGCGCACTTCGAGGAGTCCCGCCCGGTCGAGCTCGATGGGGTCCTGAGCCTCGACACGGTGGCACTCTCCTACCTGCTGAAGGGGACCGGCCCAGTCTCGGCGGGCGGCGTGACCATCGACGCCGGCAACGCAGTAGACCAGCTGCTGCACCAGACCTACCGGGATCTGACGGACCCGGCTGCCCAGGACGCCCGGTTCCAGGCGATGGCGCTAGCGGTCTTCGACGCAGTGACCGGCGAGGTGGACTCTCCGATGGACCTGGCCGCGGGCTTCGGGCGGGCCGGACGCGAGGGGCGCTTCCTGATGCACTCGTTCCGATCCGAGGTTCAGGAGCGCCTGACCGGCACGACCGTGGCGGGGGAGCTGCTGTCGGAGCCCTCGAAGCGTCCGACGGTCGACGTGACCTTCGACGACGCCACCGGGTCCAAGATGTCCTACTACCTTCGCTATGACGTCCGGGTGCGCGCCGAGGCTTGCGGCGGCGGAGATCAGCGGCTGGCGGGGTCGATGCGTCTGGGCTCGACGATCGCTCACGGCGAGGTGGACGACCTGCCCGAGTACATCTCGGGCGGGGGGATCTACGGCACCGAGCCAGGTTCCCAGCTCGTGGTGGCCAGGATCTACGGCCCGATCGATGGGGAGGTGACCGACGTGCGGTTCGACGGGGAGCCGGTCGAGGTGGAGACGGTTGAGCTGGACGGACGGCCGGTGGCGACGCTGGTCGCGCAGCTGAGTCCGACCCAGAATGTCGACGTGACCTGGCGGATGACCACAGGCGAGGGACAGACCGGCGACGGACGCGTAGGCGTGACTCCCAGCATCGTCTCGGGGGATGCTGACTCGACGTTCGCCAGCGACTGCTGAGCGGCAGGCTGGGGGGAGCTCTGGCCTAGTTTCGAGAGCCTGCCCGAAAGGGGCGCGCAGAGCGAAGTGGCGCGCCAGCCGCCCTCAGGGATGTGGCCGAGCTTCTGCAGTGGACGACACTCAACTCTCAAGCGCGCACTACCCCGGGACACGAGAACCTCCGGGTGGGAGTGGCCCTGCACAAGCCACATCCCATTCGGAGGTTCTCGTTCGTCCAAGCAGGCCCGCCGTTATCGACGTCCTGGCCGGATACAACTAGGCGCGAGCCTTGCGGGCAGCCCTGCCCTTGAGCGGCACCGCCTCCACATCCGGGGCGTAGCCGTAGCCATAGCCGTAGCCGTAGCCGCTCATGCCTCGCCGGTGCGGCACCATGTTGAGCACGATGCCGACCGTTCGCGCGCCGACCGCATCAAGGCGCTCGACCGCGTGGGTCAGCTGGTCCTTGGTGGTCTTGCCATACCGAGCCACCAGGAGTGCGCCGTCCGCCTGGGAGGCGATCAGCGCAGCATCGGTGACCGGCAGGAGCGGCGGAGCGTCCAGGATGACCAGGTCGAACCGGCTGCGCAGCTCCGCGAGCAGTTCCTGCATGGCGTGCGACTGGAGCAGCTCCGACGGGTTGGGGG
The window above is part of the Nocardioides campestrisoli genome. Proteins encoded here:
- a CDS encoding DUF4012 domain-containing protein: MTLRRALGLLLAVIVGAGAYAAWVGWQVKDDLESAETHGRALEAALRADDRVAAEEASDRLQRASASARKRTDGALWSALGRLPVVGDDAQGVRALARSMETFSAQAVPPLLETSSLLEGVSRGQGVHLPTIRSLTEPVASAASALESARRDVAGVHSAGFVAPFRDPFEEYVELVAAADRGFGAATTAVELLPDMLGGSDPRDYLIVFQNNAEVRASGGLPGAWAHVRTEGGRIVLVEQGSTADFPERRRPVLPLSAVERELYGAQLGTYWHDANFTPDFPRAAALWAAHFEESRPVELDGVLSLDTVALSYLLKGTGPVSAGGVTIDAGNAVDQLLHQTYRDLTDPAAQDARFQAMALAVFDAVTGEVDSPMDLAAGFGRAGREGRFLMHSFRSEVQERLTGTTVAGELLSEPSKRPTVDVTFDDATGSKMSYYLRYDVRVRAEACGGGDQRLAGSMRLGSTIAHGEVDDLPEYISGGGIYGTEPGSQLVVARIYGPIDGEVTDVRFDGEPVEVETVELDGRPVATLVAQLSPTQNVDVTWRMTTGEGQTGDGRVGVTPSIVSGDADSTFASDC